The stretch of DNA CAACGAAAATAGTCCGCTGTTTTTTCTCTGCTTCTTTCATAAAAAGATCTTCAATCGTCATAAAAATAGCGATAACTGCTACAAGTAGCGCGAATCGGCTCCAGCCGCCCGGATAAGCGGAAATTCCGTAAAAAAGCGCAAAAATAATTAATACGATGCGATATATGAGCCGGAATGACCATGTTTTCAATCCATCACTTCCTTTTAGTTACTATTTTACGAAAAGATCTTATATAAGTACAGTTAAGTGGGTAAAATGTCACATATATACGGAAGAAAATGTCCATGTTACAATAGATTGAAAAAACATGTCAAAATGAGGGATCACGCTTATGAACTTGCCAAATGACCTTGTACACCCGAAAGTGGCGTTAACAAAAAATATGGAATTGATAAGTGGAACCCACATTTTGTATTTATATGCAGATCAGGAAAAGTACTGGGAAAATATATTTTCCTTCACCATAACGGGTTTAGAGCTGAAGCATCAGGTGATCCTGCTTGAGTCGGCGGAAAAGATTGAGAAAATCAAACAGCAGCTTGCTCAAAAAGGGTTCTCGGATGAACAAATCGCCTCAATTGGATTTATAGACCACTGCCAATTTTATAACACCTATCAATCATTTGAAACCGAAACGGTGCTGCAGGGGCTTGATGACGCTGTTCGTCATTATGTAGCGAACGGCGCACCTATTCGTATATGGAGCCGTGTGATATGGCGTGAAGATGTAGACTGCGATAAGGAAATTCCGCTTTATGAACAAAAGGCCAACGCCGTTTTAAAACCGTTCCACGTATTCACAGTCTGTGCGTATGATGGCAATGATGTTTCGGCAAACTTCTCTTTAAAGCTGATGAAGGGTCACTCGCATATTATGACAGATAACGAGATTACAAATTCACCGTATTATGAAAGTGAACAAAACACACCCTCTCTATTTATAGAAGACTTTTTGCAGGAAAAAGTCCAGCACTATAAACATTTAATCAACGAGATGCCTGATGCTGTTTTTATTTTTTCGGCTGAGAAAGTGGTGTATGGAAATTATACCGCTTTAAAGATGCTGAATTGCAAAGAAAGTGATTTGCAGCATGCGACCATTTGGGACTTATTCACAAAGGAATATCATCCTCTTATTTACGAAAATACAGAAAAACTTTTGCGAAACAATAGAGTACCGCTTGAGGAAATGAAAATAAAAACGTATGATGGCCAAATTTTAGATGTTGAGGTGGCGACTTTTCCTTTTTCATTTGATATTGAAAAAGATTTTACGGTCATTGCCATTATCCGCAGCATTCAGGATCGCAAAGCTCATCAGCAGCTGACTATTAAAACAGAAAAGCTCAGCCTTGCCGGACAGCTTGCTGCGTCGATTGCCCATGAAGTGCGCAACCCGCTGACTTCGATTAAGGGGTTTATTAAGCTGGCCCGTGAAGATGCCATGCATGATGCATATTACACGATTATCGAAGAAGAGATTGACCGGATTGAAACGATCGCGAGTGAGCTGCTTGTGCTCGGCAAGCCGATGTCGGTTGAAATTGAAACGTGCGATGCCGGCAAAATGCTGAAAGACGTATCGATGCTGCTTCAATCACAGGCAGTAATGCGGAAAATTGACATTCAGTACAGTGACATAGAACCGGATTGCTTTGTTCGGTGTAATGCCGGGCAGATGAAGCAGGTGTTTATTAATATTATAAAAAATGCAATTGAAGCGATGGAAAACGGCGGAGTAATACGCACTTCGGCACGTTTAAACGGTGAAAAAGTGGAAATTGTGATTACCGATGAAGGAAAAGGGATGCCGGAAAGCGTATTAAAAAAGCTGGGTGAACCTTTTTATTCGACAAAGGAAGATGGGACAGGCCTCGGATTAATGGTTTGTTTTAATATTGTCGAGCAATATGAAGGAATTATCCGCGTTGAATCTACGGTGGACAAAGGGACAGCTTTTACAATCGAGCTGCCGCTTGTTTCGGTTTAAAGTCGTCTATTGAGGGCGTCTTTTTTTTTCACTCTTTTTTCATTAAAACATGGTATAACAAAAGAAGCGAAAGGAAGTGGATCGGATGAATATATTGCTGGCAGAAGATGATTTGCAGCTTGGAGAATTAGTCAGCTTTATGCTGAAGAAAAAAGGCGGTTATGGGGTAGAATGGGTGAAAACAGGAGAAGATGCTTATGATTATGCATCCTCTGTTCATTATGACGTTCTCGTTTTAGACTGGATGATGCCGAATGGCACTGGAGTAGAGGTATGCCGGGACCTGCGCAAAGAAGGATACGGTGGAGCCATTTTAATGCTGACGGCAAAGGATGCAGTAGAAGACCGGGTGATGGGGCTTGATGCAGGAGCAGATGATTACCTGGTAAAGCCGTTTGAAATTGATGAGCTGCTTGCGCGGCTTAGGGCGCTTACCCGCCGCAACTACGCCCCTATTGTGGAAGAAACGGTATCTATTCAAGGGGTAGAGCTGAACCGAAATAGCCAAACAATTCAAAAGAACGGCCAATCTATTCAGTTAAGCCCTCGTGAGTTCCAGCTTTTAGACCTGCTTGTGCAAAATAAAGGACAAGTATTAACCCGGGATGTTATGCTTGACCGCATTTGGGGATACGAGGCGGACGTAACGACCAAAACGATCGATGCAACGGTAAAGCTGCTGCGTAAAAAGCTCGATCTCGTTGACCGGCCGGATATTGTGCAAAGTGTACGGGGAGTCGGATATAAAGTTGAAGAATAAATGGTTAAAGATAAACTGGTTCAAAAGCAGCAGCGACTTGTTTCAACAAACACAGCGGAAACTCACCATGCAGTACAGCAGCTTAATTATGCTGTTTCTCGTTCTTTTTATCGTGGTTGTATACACGCTGCTATATATCGTCATTCTGCGTGACCAGCATCGGGAGCTTGAACAGCTGACCCGGCAGGAAACGCGGGTGATCAGTGATTACTTAGCAGAGAGCGCCCGAAATGAATTGCAGGGAATCGGCAGCCAGGAGCTGGTGCTTGCCGGGGTTGACCAGTTTTTTTACTATGTGACAGATGCAGATGGAAATTTTGTAATGGGAAATGAAATGGTTCCGAATATACGGGAGGATTTGTTTTCGCTTGTGTCAGGCTGGGTGCCTGAACGCAATCAAATTCGTGAAGAAACCATACAGGTGAAATTTGATGAACGGCGTATTGGCGGAAAAGAAATTAAAGAACAGCCGAAATCCGATACAGTCCGGCTGATGATCGACGGCAGCCCGATTTTTTATAATGGACAGTTTGTCGGCATGATTTACATCGGCAAGGACATTTCTTTTGCGTATCAATTGTTTCAATGGCTGCTTGTTGTATTAGTCAGCTTAACGGTACTGTTTGCCGGCGTAGCGATTTTTATTAGCTCTGTAATGTCGAAAAAAGCGATGGGACCCATTTCAAATGCTTTTAACCGGCAGAAAGAGTTTGTCGGTGATGCTTCACATGAACTGCGGACGCCGCTCAGTGTCATGCTTTCATCTATTGATGCGATTCACATGACAGACGGTGTTGAAGCAGATCCTTTTGCACAGAAACTACTGCGAAATATGAAGTCGGAAGTGAAAAGAATGACAGGGCTTGTCAGCGATCTGCTTGTACTGGCCCGTGCTGATTCAGGCGGGGCAGAGCGTACATTGGCCAGCTTCGATGTGAGGGAAGAAGCTGACCGTGTGATCGAATCGCTGACACCGCATGCCGAAGCAAACGGTGTTTCGCTTGAGATAGAAACACCGGAAAGCCTGCCGGTCATGGGGGATCGGGAGCGATTAAAACAGCTTATGTACATTTTGCTGGATAATGCAGTCAAGTATTCACCGGACGGAGGCAGGGTCAGCCTGCAATTATCAGAGGCCGCTCGTCACTGGACGATGAAAGTAACAGATGAAGGCATCGGTATTCATCCTGATGATCAGCCTCGTATTTTTGACCGCTTTTACCGCTCTGATAAATCGCGCACCCGCACTGTCGGCGGGCATG from Domibacillus sp. DTU_2020_1001157_1_SI_ALB_TIR_016 encodes:
- a CDS encoding ATP-binding protein: MNLPNDLVHPKVALTKNMELISGTHILYLYADQEKYWENIFSFTITGLELKHQVILLESAEKIEKIKQQLAQKGFSDEQIASIGFIDHCQFYNTYQSFETETVLQGLDDAVRHYVANGAPIRIWSRVIWREDVDCDKEIPLYEQKANAVLKPFHVFTVCAYDGNDVSANFSLKLMKGHSHIMTDNEITNSPYYESEQNTPSLFIEDFLQEKVQHYKHLINEMPDAVFIFSAEKVVYGNYTALKMLNCKESDLQHATIWDLFTKEYHPLIYENTEKLLRNNRVPLEEMKIKTYDGQILDVEVATFPFSFDIEKDFTVIAIIRSIQDRKAHQQLTIKTEKLSLAGQLAASIAHEVRNPLTSIKGFIKLAREDAMHDAYYTIIEEEIDRIETIASELLVLGKPMSVEIETCDAGKMLKDVSMLLQSQAVMRKIDIQYSDIEPDCFVRCNAGQMKQVFINIIKNAIEAMENGGVIRTSARLNGEKVEIVITDEGKGMPESVLKKLGEPFYSTKEDGTGLGLMVCFNIVEQYEGIIRVESTVDKGTAFTIELPLVSV
- a CDS encoding response regulator transcription factor; translation: MNILLAEDDLQLGELVSFMLKKKGGYGVEWVKTGEDAYDYASSVHYDVLVLDWMMPNGTGVEVCRDLRKEGYGGAILMLTAKDAVEDRVMGLDAGADDYLVKPFEIDELLARLRALTRRNYAPIVEETVSIQGVELNRNSQTIQKNGQSIQLSPREFQLLDLLVQNKGQVLTRDVMLDRIWGYEADVTTKTIDATVKLLRKKLDLVDRPDIVQSVRGVGYKVEE
- a CDS encoding HAMP domain-containing sensor histidine kinase — encoded protein: MKNKWLKINWFKSSSDLFQQTQRKLTMQYSSLIMLFLVLFIVVVYTLLYIVILRDQHRELEQLTRQETRVISDYLAESARNELQGIGSQELVLAGVDQFFYYVTDADGNFVMGNEMVPNIREDLFSLVSGWVPERNQIREETIQVKFDERRIGGKEIKEQPKSDTVRLMIDGSPIFYNGQFVGMIYIGKDISFAYQLFQWLLVVLVSLTVLFAGVAIFISSVMSKKAMGPISNAFNRQKEFVGDASHELRTPLSVMLSSIDAIHMTDGVEADPFAQKLLRNMKSEVKRMTGLVSDLLVLARADSGGAERTLASFDVREEADRVIESLTPHAEANGVSLEIETPESLPVMGDRERLKQLMYILLDNAVKYSPDGGRVSLQLSEAARHWTMKVTDEGIGIHPDDQPRIFDRFYRSDKSRTRTVGGHGLGLSIAKWIVDIHHGTISVESEPEKGSTFIVTIPKEKAVSA